One genomic segment of Hordeum vulgare subsp. vulgare chromosome 2H, MorexV3_pseudomolecules_assembly, whole genome shotgun sequence includes these proteins:
- the LOC123426873 gene encoding histone H3.3, whose product MARTKQTARKSTGGKAPRKQLATKAARKSAPTTGGVKKPHRYRPGTVALREIRKYQKSTELLIRKLPFQRLVREIAQDFKTDLRFQSHAVLALQEAAEAYLVGLFEDTNLCAIHAKRVTIMPKDIQLARRIRGERA is encoded by the exons ATGGCTCGTACTAAGCAGACTGCTCGTAAGTCCACTGGAGGAAAGGCTCCAAGGAAGCAGCTAGCCACCAAG GCTGCCCGCAAGTCTGCTCCCACAACTGGAGGAGTGAAGAAGCCTCACCGTTACCGCCCTGGAACTGTTGCTCTTCG TGAGATCCGCAAGTACCAGAAGAGCACGGAGCTGCTCATAAGGAAGCTTCCATTCCAGAGGCTTGTCAGGGAGATTGCCCAGGACTTCAAG ACTGACCTCCGCTTCCAGAGCCATGCGGTGCTTGCCCTTCAGGAGGCTGCAGAGGCCTACCTGGTGGGTCTCTTCGAGGACACCAACCTGTGCGCCATCCATGCCAAGCGTGTGACCATCATGCCCAAGGACATTCAGCTGGCTAGGAGGATCCGTGGCGAGAGGGCTTAA